ACCTTGCGCTTCGGCGAAGTGAAGGCGTGGACGAACGCGCCGTCGTCGGAGAAGAGGAGGAGGCCGGTCGTATCCTGATCGAGCCGGCCGACCGGCTGCACGCCGCGCTCGATGAGCTGCGGCGGCAACAGGTGAAACACGCTCAGGTGATGTTGCGGATCGCGCGAGCATTCGTAGCCCGCGGGCTTGTTCATCGCGATATACGCCTTCTCGCGATACGTCCAGACGGTGCCGTCGACTTCGAAGGCCGGCGATTCGGCGACCGCGATGCTGGCATTCGGATCGTTACAAACGTCACCGCCTATGCGCACGCGGCCCTCCGCGATGATGCCGCGACATTGACGGCGCGAGCCGAAGCCTTGCGAGAAGAGGAGTGATTCGAGGTCCATCGGACGAATGGGGACGGAGGGCGCATTTTAGCAAGCGGGAAGTCGTGAACGCGCGAGCTCCGTCACCGGCATGCGCTGTCGGCTCAGCCGCGCGACGGCCAGTTCCCCGCGTCGAACAGGCGCAGGTACCGCCGATCGCCGCATCGCATGCGCGTTCAAAGCTCTCGGTGCAGCCGCGCGGCGGGCAGTTGGCCCCCGTTGCATAGTCGCGCGGACGGCCGATCGCCGCTTGGCAATGCGCGTTCGGATCTGTCGGCTAAGCCGCGCGGCTGCGGGTTGTCCGCGTCGAACAGGCGCGCGCACGACCGTCGCCGCATGGCATGCGCGTTCGTATTTGTCGGCGAAGCCCCGCGGCGGCAGTTGTCCGCGTCGAACAGGCGCGCGAACCGCGGCTCCCCTTAATGCGCGTCGCCGCGCCCCTTCGCCACCGTCGGCACGCCCAAGCCGAAGATCGTGAACGTCGACGGCGAGCGGTCCTGCTGGCTCGCCGTGGCGCCGTGCCTGCCTGCGGCGCTCCAGCGTCCGTCGAAGGTCATGGCCGCCGGCACGGGCGCGGGCAGGGCGCTCGCCTGACGGAAGTACGCGGTGTTGGCTTCGGCTTGCGCGGCCATGGCCTGACGCAGCAGCGTCTGCGCCTGCGGATTGCGCGCATCGAGCGCCACCGCGCGGCGGGCGTTGCGCACGGCGCAGGCGGGTTCCTGCTTTGCCGAACAGGCGCGGGCGCTCGCTATCGCGCTGTCGCGTGCGCGTTCCTGACGCGACACATCGGCGGCGAGCTGCGCGATTTCCGGGCTCGAGGCCTGATTCGCGTACAGGCCGCGCAGGTGGCGGCGCGCAGCGGAAAGGTCGTGAGCGGCGAGGGCCTGCCTCACCGCTACGATGCTTCGCGCCACTGCTGGCGGAGTCGTTCGTTCCGTCTGGGCGACGGACGTGGATGCTTGCGGCGGGTTGCCATTCGGGCGTGCGGTCGCGGTCGCGGTGGCGGACGAGGGTGGCGACTTGTCGGTCGCGACTGTCGCCGTCGTCGGCGTCGGCGTCGTCGTCGCGGCCTTCGGCTGCGGCGAGAGGATCGGCGTCGGACTGGCTTTTGCCTGCGCCGGATCGCTAGAAGCCAGGCCCATCGGAACACTGGCCGCGTGTGCCGATGCCGCCGGCGCGGATTGCGCGGAGGCAGTCGGAGCGGCACGAGTCACCGGCACGGCGGCGGGTGCGGAGATGCCCGAAGCGGTCGCCGTAGCCACGTTGGCCACCGTTGTTTGCGAGGGCGGGCGCGGTGCGGTGGCTGTCATCGTCGGCGACGCGGCGGTTGATATGGCGGCACTCTTGTCCGTCTGTTGCGGAATCGCAGACTGCCCCGCCGCCACGGCGCTGGCCGATGCGAACGTGCGAGCGCGCGCCGATGTCGCCGGCGAGCGTGTCTGCGAAACGACGCGCCCGGTCGCGGTATCGCCTTGCGATGCCTGTGCGCCTTCGGTCGCAGTCGCCGCCGCCGACGCGCCCGGCGATGCGTCGCTCCTCGCGCCCGGAGTTGCAACCGACGTGCGCGCCTGGTTGTCGTCGCGCGCGTCGTCGCTCGATGCATCGCTACCGTGACGCGCCAGCGTCGGACGTCCCGCGTCGCCACGGCCCTGCGCCGCCAGCAAGGCACCGTCACCGGCAACGCCCGCCGTGGCGCCCGATTTCGTCGGCACGATGACCGCGGCTTGCTGCGCATAAAAGTATGCACCGGCCGCCGCCGCCACGACGC
The Caballeronia sp. M1242 DNA segment above includes these coding regions:
- a CDS encoding pseudouridine synthase → MDLESLLFSQGFGSRRQCRGIIAEGRVRIGGDVCNDPNASIAVAESPAFEVDGTVWTYREKAYIAMNKPAGYECSRDPQHHLSVFHLLPPQLIERGVQPVGRLDQDTTGLLLFSDDGAFVHAFTSPKRKVPKVYLATLRHPLDDAQLASLRDGVLLHGETKPSAALAAHRRDERLLELTVLEGKYHQVKRMVAAAGNRVEKLHRERVGGFALPASLAEGEWQWLGDEDLAALRAQG